The following proteins are co-located in the Heliorestis convoluta genome:
- a CDS encoding ATP-binding protein, translating into MVISIHFTTSFSKNFLNIYRHARKHSTFRKKSYNGRAGYQVELGKSPEDLVFLCEIWKVASSDRNCTILADGEEVRADTFDLIVECLRQCLKSSDRSIYCDGQTRDYREHDGAIYFRPGCRFLVFDDFAVNDSGQRWYRFGTVDSEGIFYVDKSAILSTVEQMARQNKCYYCPLLEWKDVERQVFSLPDTIDAEQDSNWIHLTREGRIVGVTRKPSVSARGRADMDTSVTGQYADVARRKADEARNRPSERSGQEESAATLAKSENLDDIIEPVKLTKKTSYQDVGGLKEEIRLLREAVELPLRYPELVQDLGIKPPKGVLLYGPPGCGKTLLAQAVAQEVEATFFSVKGPEFLSPMHGQSEKRLRQLFAQAEKKAPSIIFFDEIDAFAFDRSRATATFEATLVAQFLSLMDGFDRRGQVVVIATTNRLDILDRALLRPGRFDYRIRVRLPELADREQILRLHTTKMPLDEHVQIQELAEKTSGYTGADIAALCAKAALIAVSRALGQDMNRWPAALDKDISSRIRVTTADFTEALQQVVPSVDEREESL; encoded by the coding sequence ATGGTAATTAGTATACATTTTACCACTTCTTTTTCCAAGAATTTCTTAAATATTTATCGTCATGCCCGAAAACATAGCACCTTTCGTAAAAAAAGCTACAATGGACGCGCAGGCTATCAGGTTGAACTGGGAAAAAGTCCTGAGGATCTAGTTTTTCTTTGTGAAATATGGAAAGTTGCATCGTCTGACCGTAATTGTACGATTCTTGCGGATGGCGAAGAAGTACGGGCAGATACCTTTGATCTTATCGTAGAATGTTTACGCCAATGTCTGAAGTCATCGGATCGCTCCATCTATTGTGATGGTCAAACACGTGATTATAGAGAGCATGATGGCGCCATCTATTTCCGACCGGGCTGCCGCTTTCTCGTTTTTGATGACTTTGCTGTCAATGATTCAGGACAGAGGTGGTATCGCTTTGGTACCGTTGACAGTGAAGGTATTTTTTATGTTGATAAAAGCGCTATACTCTCTACAGTGGAACAGATGGCTCGCCAGAATAAATGTTATTACTGTCCCCTTTTAGAGTGGAAAGATGTAGAAAGACAAGTTTTTTCCTTGCCTGATACGATTGATGCAGAGCAAGACTCGAACTGGATTCATCTAACTCGTGAAGGTCGTATCGTCGGGGTAACTCGGAAGCCTTCTGTATCAGCACGCGGTCGAGCCGATATGGATACGAGTGTTACAGGACAGTATGCTGATGTAGCTCGTAGAAAAGCAGATGAAGCGAGAAATCGACCTAGCGAAAGATCGGGTCAAGAAGAAAGTGCTGCTACTCTGGCAAAAAGCGAAAACCTTGACGATATCATTGAACCTGTAAAATTGACAAAAAAAACCTCCTATCAAGACGTAGGGGGCTTAAAAGAAGAGATTCGTTTACTCCGCGAGGCTGTAGAGCTTCCTTTACGATATCCTGAGTTGGTACAAGATTTAGGCATTAAACCTCCAAAAGGTGTTTTGCTTTATGGACCACCGGGCTGTGGTAAAACTTTGTTAGCCCAAGCTGTAGCGCAAGAAGTAGAGGCTACCTTTTTCTCTGTAAAAGGGCCAGAGTTTCTTTCACCGATGCACGGTCAAAGTGAAAAAAGGCTGCGTCAGCTTTTTGCACAAGCCGAAAAAAAAGCACCTTCCATTATCTTTTTTGATGAAATCGATGCTTTTGCTTTTGATCGAAGTCGAGCCACTGCGACTTTTGAAGCTACCCTAGTGGCACAATTTCTTTCTCTGATGGATGGCTTCGATCGACGTGGACAAGTCGTGGTCATCGCAACAACAAATCGCTTAGACATACTCGATCGAGCCTTGCTTCGACCTGGCCGCTTCGATTATCGAATCCGTGTAAGATTGCCAGAACTAGCCGACCGGGAGCAAATTCTACGCCTACATACGACAAAAATGCCCTTAGATGAGCATGTCCAAATTCAAGAATTGGCAGAGAAAACATCCGGCTATACAGGCGCTGATATTGCCGCTTTATGTGCCAAAGCAGCTTTGATCGCAGTCAGTCGAGCTCTTGGGCAAGATATGAATCGTTGGCCTGCGGCATTAGATAAAGATATTTCCTCTCGCATTCGTGTAACAACCGCAGATTTTACAGAAGCTCTTCAACAAGTTGTCCCTTCTGTAGATGAAAGAGAGGAATCACTTTAA
- the nhaA gene encoding Na+/H+ antiporter NhaA encodes MLAINKPVSITERLKRPFQQFFELEASGGILLLLCTVLALIWANSPLGESYMTLWQIPLTVGFGEFILQKPLVLWINDGLMAIFFFLVGLEIKREVLHGELKSPRQSAFPIAAAIGGMVVPASIYAALNWGTEGITGWGIPMATDIAFALGVLALLGKRVPLALKVFLAALAIVDDLGAVLVIAIFYTADISWMALGISAGFLAVLALANFIGVRHILVYVVLGIGLWFAFLLSGVHATIGGVLLAMTIPASSKINAEEFMNRTRRLIKDFENAGNGRKGEINMTEQHQVCVQALETNCNQVDSPLHRMEHTLHPYVSFFVMPVFALANAGVVFEGGFVESLTHPVSLGVILGLFFGKQIGVTLFSYIAVKAGWASLPKGVTWTHVYGVSMLSGIGFTMSLFIAGLAFEDHGLLTLSKVGILTASLLSGVIGYLVLRYQAAKDDARKALSAS; translated from the coding sequence GTGCTCGCTATTAACAAGCCCGTTTCCATTACTGAAAGATTAAAGCGTCCCTTCCAGCAGTTTTTTGAGTTAGAGGCATCAGGCGGGATCCTTCTACTCTTATGCACCGTCCTTGCGCTGATCTGGGCCAACTCACCTTTAGGCGAATCCTACATGACCCTTTGGCAAATACCTTTAACCGTTGGTTTTGGTGAATTTATTCTTCAAAAACCTTTGGTGCTATGGATTAACGATGGTCTTATGGCCATATTCTTCTTTCTTGTAGGTCTCGAAATTAAGCGAGAAGTTCTACATGGTGAACTAAAATCACCGAGACAATCGGCTTTCCCGATTGCCGCTGCTATCGGTGGTATGGTTGTACCTGCTAGTATCTATGCTGCTTTGAACTGGGGTACCGAAGGAATTACTGGTTGGGGTATCCCCATGGCGACAGATATTGCCTTTGCTCTCGGCGTACTAGCTCTTCTAGGCAAACGTGTACCACTTGCTTTAAAAGTATTTCTTGCCGCACTAGCTATAGTTGACGACCTCGGTGCTGTTCTTGTTATCGCTATTTTCTACACAGCCGATATATCTTGGATGGCCTTGGGCATCAGTGCCGGCTTCTTGGCTGTGCTGGCTCTAGCTAACTTTATTGGAGTACGTCATATCCTTGTTTATGTTGTCCTTGGTATTGGTCTCTGGTTTGCCTTCCTTCTCTCTGGTGTACACGCTACCATTGGTGGTGTCTTGCTAGCAATGACCATCCCTGCAAGCTCTAAGATCAACGCTGAAGAGTTTATGAACCGCACTCGCAGGTTGATCAAAGATTTCGAGAATGCTGGAAATGGTCGCAAAGGCGAAATCAACATGACAGAGCAACATCAAGTATGCGTACAAGCTTTAGAAACGAATTGTAACCAAGTGGACTCTCCCCTTCATCGTATGGAGCATACACTCCATCCCTACGTTTCTTTCTTCGTTATGCCTGTCTTTGCCTTAGCCAATGCCGGCGTTGTCTTTGAAGGCGGCTTTGTAGAGTCCCTGACACACCCTGTCAGCCTTGGTGTTATTCTAGGTCTCTTCTTCGGTAAACAGATTGGTGTAACTTTGTTCTCTTATATTGCCGTCAAGGCCGGCTGGGCTTCTTTGCCGAAAGGTGTTACCTGGACCCACGTATACGGTGTCAGCATGCTGTCTGGTATTGGTTTTACCATGTCTCTCTTTATTGCTGGCTTGGCCTTCGAAGATCATGGTCTACTCACACTTTCTAAAGTGGGTATCTTGACAGCTTCCCTCCTTTCTGGTGTTATCGGTTACCTTGTTCTTCGCTATCAAGCTGCTAAAGATGATGCTCGTAAAGCACTTTCTGCTTCCTAA
- a CDS encoding type I restriction-modification system subunit M, translated as MNKQQLATKIWDSANKMRSKIEANEYKDYILGFIFYKYLSDRELKFLKENSFTQEDIEALVEDDAETVKYVRENVGYFIAYKDLFSTWLKMGKDFDVSNVTDALSAFNRLINPSHKKVFEGIFNTLQTGLSKLGDSSASRTKAISDLIHLIKNIPMDGKQDYDVLGFIYEYLISMFAANAGKKAGEFYTPHEVSLLMSEIVAEHLKDKKEIIIYDPTSGSGSLLINIGRSIAKHIDDENNIKYYAQELKQNTYNLTRMNLVMRGILPDNIVTRNGDTLEDDWPYFDEVNPVETYNPLYVDAVVSNPPYSQHWDPSNKEADPRYARFGLAPKSKADYAFLLHDLFHLKPDGIMTIVLPHGVLYRGGEEGEIRRNLIESNHIDAIIGLPTNIFFGTNISTIIMVLKQKRENTDVLIVDASKGFIKVGKNNKLRASDIKKIVDTVTIRADIDKFSWKASREEIRRNEYNLNIPRYVDSSEGAEKWDIYATMFGGIPMSEIAELSEYWSAFPELKETLFSKGVGPYAELAVNNIEQSVDEHPAVKAFVSNFMGAFRDFDSFLKSELITNIASLNISKEEVFLSADIFARLDFIPLIDKYEAYQLLADEWAKISVDLEIIQTEGFNAVKKVDPNMVIKKKDGKEEEVQDGWIGHIIPFELVHRTLLSAEYEALKKKESRLTEIFSEYDEILDSLSDEERNSSVTNDSSDAFVAKEVGDKLKEINADVDTQEIRTLNAYAALSRKADKLTFISAHNDVVWSNMEANTDGTYGKKAVNAYLAELQSAFEFPEESFEAKIVRISKLMTEEKEVKAQVKADAAALHMKTKATIESLSDEQALELLEQKWIFPLTESIKQLPNAVTHVLVDKIKAISEKYAVTYSAVVSEIQETESTLSALIDELVGNEYDMKGLSEFQKLLKGE; from the coding sequence ATGAATAAGCAACAACTTGCCACAAAAATCTGGGATTCAGCAAATAAAATGCGCTCCAAGATTGAGGCGAATGAATATAAAGATTACATTTTAGGCTTCATATTTTACAAGTACCTTTCGGACAGGGAGTTAAAGTTTCTGAAAGAAAACAGCTTTACCCAGGAAGACATCGAGGCTCTTGTTGAAGACGATGCCGAAACCGTAAAGTATGTTCGTGAAAATGTCGGATACTTTATTGCCTACAAGGACTTGTTCTCAACTTGGCTCAAAATGGGCAAAGATTTTGATGTGTCTAATGTCACGGATGCCTTGTCAGCATTCAACCGTCTGATTAACCCCTCTCATAAGAAGGTGTTTGAGGGTATATTTAATACCTTGCAGACCGGTTTAAGCAAACTCGGTGACAGCTCCGCATCTCGAACAAAAGCTATCAGCGATCTGATTCATCTGATTAAAAATATTCCTATGGATGGCAAGCAGGACTACGATGTTCTTGGCTTCATATATGAGTATCTGATTAGCATGTTTGCAGCCAATGCTGGAAAAAAGGCAGGAGAGTTTTACACGCCGCATGAAGTATCTCTACTTATGTCCGAAATCGTTGCAGAACATTTGAAGGACAAAAAGGAAATCATTATTTATGACCCGACGAGCGGTTCGGGCTCCCTCTTGATAAACATCGGTCGTTCTATTGCAAAGCATATTGATGATGAAAACAACATCAAATACTATGCACAGGAGCTGAAGCAGAATACATACAACCTCACTCGTATGAATTTAGTTATGCGTGGCATCCTCCCGGATAATATCGTAACCCGCAACGGTGACACTTTGGAAGATGATTGGCCGTACTTTGATGAAGTCAATCCAGTTGAAACGTACAATCCACTTTATGTGGATGCAGTTGTTTCCAATCCTCCGTACTCTCAGCATTGGGACCCGAGTAATAAGGAAGCAGACCCTCGCTACGCACGTTTTGGCCTCGCTCCGAAATCAAAAGCCGATTATGCTTTCCTACTCCACGACTTGTTCCATCTTAAGCCGGATGGCATCATGACGATAGTTCTCCCGCATGGTGTTTTATACCGTGGCGGTGAAGAGGGCGAGATTCGAAGAAATCTGATTGAAAGCAATCACATTGATGCTATCATTGGGCTTCCTACCAATATTTTCTTTGGCACGAACATTTCGACAATCATAATGGTTTTGAAGCAAAAACGTGAGAATACCGATGTTTTAATTGTTGATGCATCCAAAGGTTTTATTAAAGTTGGCAAAAATAATAAGCTTAGAGCATCTGATATTAAAAAGATCGTTGATACCGTAACTATCAGAGCCGATATTGACAAATTCTCATGGAAGGCCAGCCGTGAAGAAATCCGCCGAAATGAATACAATTTGAATATTCCAAGGTATGTTGATTCCTCTGAAGGCGCAGAAAAATGGGACATTTATGCTACTATGTTCGGCGGCATTCCCATGAGCGAAATTGCTGAACTTAGCGAGTACTGGAGTGCTTTCCCAGAATTAAAAGAGACATTGTTCTCAAAAGGTGTAGGTCCTTATGCTGAGTTGGCGGTCAACAATATTGAACAGAGTGTCGATGAGCACCCCGCCGTAAAAGCTTTTGTTTCCAATTTCATGGGAGCTTTTAGAGACTTCGACAGTTTTTTGAAAAGCGAGCTTATAACGAATATTGCGAGCCTCAATATTTCAAAAGAAGAGGTTTTTTTGAGTGCTGACATTTTTGCCCGCCTTGATTTCATTCCACTTATTGACAAATACGAAGCATATCAATTGCTTGCTGACGAGTGGGCAAAAATATCTGTTGACCTCGAAATAATTCAGACAGAGGGCTTCAACGCTGTTAAAAAAGTTGATCCCAATATGGTAATTAAGAAGAAGGACGGCAAAGAGGAAGAGGTACAGGATGGTTGGATCGGTCATATTATTCCATTTGAACTTGTTCATCGGACATTACTTTCGGCTGAATATGAAGCACTTAAGAAAAAAGAGAGTCGCCTTACCGAAATCTTCTCTGAATATGATGAAATACTCGACTCACTTTCCGACGAAGAAAGGAATTCAAGCGTGACAAACGATTCCAGCGATGCGTTTGTCGCAAAAGAAGTCGGTGATAAACTCAAAGAAATCAATGCTGATGTGGACACCCAGGAAATAAGGACTCTGAACGCTTATGCCGCTCTTTCCAGGAAGGCCGACAAACTTACCTTTATTAGCGCACATAACGATGTAGTATGGTCGAATATGGAAGCGAATACTGATGGCACATATGGTAAAAAAGCAGTAAATGCTTATTTAGCAGAGCTTCAATCCGCTTTTGAATTCCCGGAAGAATCCTTTGAAGCAAAGATTGTAAGAATAAGCAAGTTGATGACCGAAGAAAAGGAAGTAAAAGCACAGGTAAAAGCGGATGCCGCAGCATTGCATATGAAAACAAAGGCAACCATTGAATCGCTTTCCGACGAACAGGCGCTTGAACTGCTTGAGCAAAAATGGATTTTTCCGCTTACTGAGAGTATTAAGCAACTTCCCAATGCGGTAACTCATGTTTTGGTAGACAAAATCAAAGCCATTTCTGAAAAATACGCTGTCACATACTCTGCGGTCGTATCGGAGATACAGGAAACGGAGTCTACACTCTCGGCGCTCATTGATGAACTCGTCGGAAACGAGTATGATATGAAAGGTCTCAGCGAGTTCCAGAAGCTGCTAAAGGGTGAATGA
- a CDS encoding YdbC family protein, with amino-acid sequence MAEIKYNITQHFGTLSEGSKGWKKEVNLISWNDKAPKYDIRDWAPEHAKMGKGVTLTKEELIALRDMLNKMDL; translated from the coding sequence ATGGCCGAAATCAAATACAATATCACCCAACACTTCGGAACTCTTTCCGAAGGCTCAAAAGGCTGGAAAAAGGAAGTCAACCTAATCAGTTGGAACGACAAAGCCCCTAAGTACGATATTCGTGATTGGGCACCTGAGCATGCAAAGATGGGTAAAGGCGTAACACTAACGAAGGAAGAATTAATTGCTTTACGGGATATGCTAAATAAGATGGATCTGTAA
- a CDS encoding restriction endonuclease subunit S, with product MAEKDKKPEIRFIGFTDAWEQRKYKELAETRRGLTYKPSDIVEDGVRVLRSSNINEDTYLEKDDDVFVNESAVNIEYVDEGDILVTSANGSSRLVGKHAIVCKLDKKAVHGGFMLLAKTKNPYFLNASMSSSWYEKFISIFVSGGNGAIGNLNKSDLDEQLVYVPKDGEQTKIGTFFKNLDNLITLHQRKYDKLVIVKKSMLEKMFPKDGANVPEIRFAGFTDAWEQKKVGDVLTEKQRPIKMEDDEEYQLITVKRRNEGIVSRGYFKGKDILVKNYFEIRSGDYLISKRQVVHGANGIVPESLDKSIVSNEYLVSIGNKNITTEYWTLISKLPNMYRKFFLSSYGVDIEKLVFDVEDWKKRTIILPSLPEQERITLFFQRLDNLITLQQLELEKLKNFKKSMLEKMFV from the coding sequence ATGGCTGAAAAAGATAAAAAACCAGAGATTCGCTTCATTGGATTTACCGATGCTTGGGAACAGCGTAAGTATAAAGAATTAGCTGAAACCCGAAGAGGATTGACATATAAACCAAGCGATATTGTTGAGGATGGTGTTAGAGTTCTTAGATCTTCCAACATAAATGAAGACACTTACTTGGAAAAAGACGATGATGTTTTTGTTAATGAAAGTGCAGTAAATATTGAATATGTAGATGAAGGTGATATTCTTGTCACTTCCGCTAATGGGTCAAGTAGATTGGTTGGAAAGCACGCAATAGTGTGTAAATTGGACAAAAAAGCGGTGCACGGTGGATTTATGCTGCTTGCTAAGACTAAGAACCCATATTTCTTAAATGCCTCTATGAGTTCATCATGGTATGAGAAATTTATAAGCATTTTTGTATCTGGCGGAAATGGTGCAATTGGAAACCTTAACAAAAGCGATTTGGATGAGCAACTCGTTTATGTCCCAAAAGATGGGGAACAAACCAAAATCGGCACCTTTTTCAAAAACCTCGACAACCTTATTACCCTTCATCAGCGTAAATATGACAAGCTGGTTATCGTCAAAAAATCCATGCTCGAAAAAATGTTTCCGAAGGATGGAGCCAATGTTCCGGAAATTCGCTTTGCCGGATTTACCGATGCTTGGGAACAGAAGAAGGTTGGAGATGTGCTAACAGAAAAGCAACGCCCTATTAAAATGGAAGATGATGAAGAGTATCAGCTTATTACGGTGAAACGTCGTAATGAGGGAATCGTATCCAGAGGCTATTTCAAGGGCAAAGACATTTTAGTCAAAAACTATTTTGAAATCAGGTCTGGAGATTATTTGATTTCAAAGAGACAAGTGGTACATGGAGCAAATGGAATAGTGCCGGAAAGCCTTGATAAATCAATTGTTTCCAATGAATACTTAGTATCCATTGGAAACAAAAACATCACTACCGAGTACTGGACTTTAATATCGAAACTGCCTAATATGTATAGGAAGTTTTTCCTCAGCTCATATGGAGTTGATATAGAAAAGCTGGTATTCGATGTTGAAGATTGGAAAAAAAGAACGATAATTCTTCCTTCGTTGCCTGAACAAGAAAGGATTACGTTGTTCTTTCAGCGTCTCGACAATCTTATCACCCTTCAACAGCTTGAGTTAGAAAAGTTAAAAAATTTCAAGAAATCCATGCTCGAAAAAATGTTCGTGTAG
- a CDS encoding SLC13 family permease, with product MVVTSDMILVFIILAITTVLFMVDRLRSDLVAMGALLALTLSGILETQEALAGFSNPIVLMIAGLFVVGGGLFRTGVARAIGNRLLRTAGNNENYVLVLLMVVVAVLSAFMSNTGTVAVFLPIVVSLALDARIHPGRLLIPLAFASSLGGVMTLIGTPPNLIVSEILEQYGYQRLGFFDYTPAGAVALLLGILFMLTIGKKLLPGKDLDERMQNRSANLSPQELADFYHLSDNIFRLRVRRSSPMVDKRLYDLTLPSRFNISVLKIMRTSGRTPIRTSTSQEMAGPDSVIKEQDILYVQGVAEQVHKLALQYNLAIQQGEVSEADHPDKEASADGEVTKQSKRKEAVEESTAASADQLVGRELGLAEVLLTPHSSLIDHNIEEWRFREKYKVNVLAINRRGDQLLENIPHQRLRFGDALLVQGPWEEIELLAKDTQDVVVVGQTKEEASKAATSGKAPIAVAIMIAMLALMTFEVVPAVIAVLIAAMLMILTGCLRNVEEAYNSINWESVLLIAAMLPMATALEKTGGVLFVSEGLVTLLGPYGPLALMAGIYLLTTFFSQFISNTATALLFAPIAIATAVQVGVSPYPFLMTVAVAASMAFATPVASPTNAMVMAPANYKFRDFVKVGVPLQFLIGLVMMLVLPLLFPF from the coding sequence ATGGTTGTAACTTCTGATATGATTCTTGTATTTATAATTTTGGCTATTACGACAGTTCTTTTTATGGTAGATCGACTTCGTTCTGATCTTGTTGCGATGGGTGCTCTTCTCGCTTTGACTCTTAGTGGTATTTTAGAAACCCAAGAAGCTTTAGCTGGCTTTTCCAATCCCATTGTGTTAATGATCGCCGGACTCTTTGTTGTTGGTGGTGGTCTTTTTCGAACAGGTGTGGCAAGAGCGATAGGCAATCGCTTGTTGCGTACTGCCGGCAACAATGAAAACTATGTACTCGTTCTACTTATGGTTGTGGTAGCGGTTTTGAGTGCATTTATGAGCAATACAGGAACTGTTGCTGTTTTCCTACCTATCGTCGTTAGCCTGGCTTTGGATGCTCGAATCCATCCGGGTCGATTGTTGATTCCGCTTGCTTTCGCAAGCAGCTTAGGTGGAGTAATGACCCTAATTGGAACTCCACCAAACTTAATTGTAAGTGAGATTTTAGAGCAATACGGTTATCAACGATTGGGCTTTTTTGACTATACACCAGCAGGTGCTGTGGCCTTATTGCTAGGAATCCTTTTTATGTTAACGATAGGAAAAAAACTGTTGCCTGGCAAGGATCTTGATGAGCGCATGCAGAATCGATCTGCCAATCTATCACCGCAGGAACTGGCTGACTTTTATCACTTGTCAGACAATATTTTTCGCCTTCGTGTTCGACGTAGCTCTCCCATGGTCGATAAGCGCCTCTATGATCTTACTCTGCCTTCGAGGTTTAATATTTCAGTCTTGAAAATCATGCGCACAAGTGGACGGACTCCCATTCGAACGAGTACATCTCAGGAGATGGCAGGGCCGGACAGTGTGATTAAAGAGCAGGACATTCTTTATGTGCAAGGCGTAGCAGAACAAGTTCACAAATTGGCTCTTCAATATAACCTAGCAATTCAGCAAGGAGAGGTTTCGGAAGCAGATCATCCAGATAAGGAAGCATCTGCAGATGGCGAAGTAACAAAGCAGTCAAAACGCAAGGAAGCGGTAGAAGAATCGACAGCTGCATCAGCAGATCAACTGGTTGGCCGAGAGCTTGGCCTAGCTGAGGTGCTTCTAACACCTCATTCCAGTCTAATTGATCATAATATTGAAGAATGGCGCTTTCGTGAAAAATATAAAGTGAACGTGCTTGCTATCAATCGCCGAGGAGATCAGTTACTGGAGAATATTCCTCACCAGCGCTTGCGTTTTGGTGATGCCCTGCTTGTACAAGGTCCCTGGGAAGAGATTGAGCTGCTCGCGAAAGATACACAAGATGTGGTTGTAGTAGGACAAACGAAGGAAGAAGCAAGTAAAGCAGCGACCAGTGGCAAGGCACCTATAGCCGTAGCAATCATGATTGCCATGTTGGCACTCATGACCTTCGAAGTTGTTCCTGCCGTTATTGCTGTACTAATAGCAGCCATGCTTATGATTCTAACAGGGTGCTTGCGGAATGTTGAAGAAGCCTATAACTCCATCAACTGGGAAAGTGTGCTTTTAATCGCGGCTATGTTGCCTATGGCAACGGCTTTGGAAAAAACAGGTGGCGTTCTCTTCGTTTCTGAAGGTCTTGTTACTTTACTGGGTCCCTATGGCCCCTTGGCGCTGATGGCAGGAATTTACTTATTGACTACTTTTTTTAGTCAATTTATTAGTAATACAGCGACAGCCCTCTTATTCGCACCGATTGCAATTGCTACGGCTGTTCAAGTTGGTGTGAGCCCTTATCCTTTTCTGATGACCGTAGCCGTAGCAGCAAGTATGGCTTTTGCTACACCTGTTGCATCGCCAACGAACGCGATGGTAATGGCGCCTGCCAACTATAAGTTTCGTGACTTTGTCAAAGTAGGCGTACCTTTGCAATTTTTAATCGGGCTTGTCATGATGCTCGTGCTTCCTTTACTATTTCCTTTTTGA
- a CDS encoding DUF2325 domain-containing protein, with protein MCLVVGADRLGAVERLLPPEYSREEYIHWDGRSRRPSMSRVTKVVVLTGFINHNAVNYVKKEAKKRGISMIFLRRGISDLSA; from the coding sequence GTGTGTCTTGTCGTCGGAGCTGATCGATTGGGAGCTGTAGAGAGATTGTTGCCACCTGAATACAGTAGAGAGGAATATATTCACTGGGATGGAAGAAGTCGTCGTCCTAGTATGTCCAGGGTAACTAAGGTTGTTGTTCTAACCGGATTTATCAATCATAATGCTGTAAATTACGTCAAAAAAGAAGCCAAAAAACGAGGCATCTCCATGATATTTTTACGTAGAGGTATCTCTGATTTATCGGCATAA
- a CDS encoding methyl-accepting chemotaxis protein encodes MIESKDEYSTSEGKVGLSLMNDRLQSIINTAPLIQKLVPLDCMIGISDREKFLHYLPGRAISIGRDIRGERLSSDDGLYHAVHSGKEHIVKLPREVFGFPFRSVAVPIHDEKGYVIGAIALGVSLQTQESLLSIAQMIVTSSQEISAATKELAQSAEELSLQQELLSRLSNEVLEQVKKTDQILKFINDVAMKSNLLGLNASIEASRAGEQGKGFAVVAEEIRKMAVNSAQSVKEIREILNIIKERVTIMNSKITQTTDIGHQQVAATEEIHASVQEFADSAQKIEDVAKIV; translated from the coding sequence TTGATAGAGAGCAAAGATGAGTATTCAACGTCAGAAGGAAAGGTAGGTTTGTCATTAATGAACGATAGACTTCAATCTATCATTAATACAGCGCCCTTGATTCAAAAATTAGTACCTTTAGATTGTATGATTGGTATTTCAGATCGAGAAAAGTTTTTGCACTATTTACCAGGTCGAGCTATCTCCATTGGTAGAGATATACGAGGAGAGCGATTATCTTCTGATGATGGTCTGTATCATGCTGTTCACTCAGGCAAAGAGCATATTGTCAAATTACCTCGTGAAGTCTTCGGGTTTCCATTTCGATCAGTGGCTGTTCCTATTCATGATGAGAAAGGCTATGTAATTGGAGCGATCGCTCTGGGAGTTAGTCTACAGACCCAGGAGAGTTTATTGTCAATTGCGCAGATGATTGTTACATCATCACAAGAAATCTCCGCAGCTACGAAAGAATTGGCTCAGTCAGCGGAAGAATTATCTTTACAGCAAGAGCTACTAAGTCGTTTGAGCAATGAGGTATTAGAACAGGTAAAAAAGACGGATCAGATCTTAAAATTTATTAATGATGTAGCCATGAAGTCTAATTTGCTTGGACTCAATGCTTCCATTGAAGCATCCCGAGCTGGTGAGCAAGGAAAGGGCTTTGCAGTGGTTGCCGAAGAGATTCGCAAGATGGCCGTAAACAGTGCTCAGTCAGTAAAAGAAATTCGAGAAATTTTGAACATAATCAAAGAACGCGTTACAATTATGAACAGTAAAATTACGCAAACGACCGATATTGGTCATCAACAAGTAGCGGCTACAGAAGAGATACATGCCTCTGTACAGGAATTTGCTGATTCGGCGCAGAAAATTGAAGATGTTGCGAAGATTGTTTGA